The DNA segment GTCACGAAGTTCGGCGGAACGAGCCTGGGCAACGGCGACCGGATCAATCGGGCCGCGGACTCGATCGCCAAAGCAGTCGAACAGGGCCACGAGGTGGCGGTAGTCGCCTCGGCGATGGGGAACACGACCGACGAGTTGATCGAGGAGATTGAGTTCGAGACCGACGAGGCGGACCGTGCACAGATCGTCTCGATGGGCGAGCGGACCTCGGTTCGGATGCTCAAGGCGGCACTGGCGGCCCGGGACATCGAGGCGATGTTTCTCGAACCCGGCAGCGATCAGTGGCCGATCATCACCGACGAACACGGCGAGGTCGACGTCGAGGAGACGACCCGCCGAGCGCACGCGCTGGCCGGGCAACTCGGCGACGTGGTCCCGGTGATCACGGGCTTTCTCGCCGAGGACCACCAGGGGAACGTGACGACGCTCGGCCGCGGCGGCAGCGACACCAGCGCCGTCATGCTCGGCAAGTACATGGACGCCGACGAGGTCGTCATCGTCACCGACGTCGAGGGCGTCATGACCGGCGACCCACGCGTCGTCGAAGGCGCACGCAACGTCAGCGAGATCACCGTCGACGAACTCCGGAACCTCTCGTTTCGGGGGGCCGAGGTGGTGGCCCCGTCGGCGCTATCCTACAAGGACGCGGACCTCTCCGTTCGGGTCGTCCACTACCAGCACGACGACCTGCTGGCGGGCGGCACGACCATCGAGGGACAGTTCGAGAGCCTGATCGACCTGGAGGAGACACAACTGGCGTGTGTCACGATCGCCGGTCGAGCGATTCGGAATAGTCCGGGAATCCTGGGCGATCTCGCATCGTGTCTGGGCGACAAAGAAATCAATATCGAGGCCAACTCCTCGGGAATGGACTCGATCACGTTCTACGTTGCCGCCGCCGATGCCGACGAGGCCGAGGCGCTGTTGCACGACGAAGTCGTCGAGGACGAGACGCTCTCGTCGGTGACCGTCGAAGACGACATCGCGGTCGTCCGCGTGACCGGCGGGGAGTTCTCCAACGAGAACGGCGGGGTCAAGCGCGTCGTCGATCCGCTCGCTGACGCCCACATCGAACTGTACGACGTGATCACATCCGCGACGTCGGTGTCGGTGTTCGTGCCATGGGACGACCGCGAACAGGCCCTACAGCTGGTCCAGAAAGAGTTTTGAGCGGGGTTCGACCCGGCGTTGATGGATCCGCGTCGTTTTTGGAGGAGCGCGGCAGCACATCATCGGACACGCTATCCGACGTGCATTTCCGGTTCGACCCCGTTTCAATTGGTATGAACGCCAGTTCGCTTGCGATTTCGACATCGAATGCGGTGAAACAGCCATGAGCGGCAAAGACAAATACTACAACTATTCGTCCCGGTCTGTTGTGCCTGCTAACTGAACGCCGGCACGGTCGCTTCTCGGCCGAGCATATCGCGATGGCGATACCTCGATTTTCTACGCGTTCCTCGAACGACGATTCGGCTCCTCCAAGCCCGTCCAGCGCCTCGACTAACTCGTGAATTAGAGTCGATACAGCCTATCGGTGGTGATCAGTCCTTCTTCTCCGTTCAGAGTCCGCCGATGGATTCATTAGATATCATCTCGTTCGAGATAACTAGATAGAGAATGACGACGACCGAATTCATAAATCCCACCGCTGCGAAGATCGTCTTGGCGGCCCAGCGTGGGGATTCTATCAACCGAATCTCGAATAAGATCGGGACGTCGTATTCGTGGGTCTACGACTGGATCGACCGATTAGACGCCAAAGAGATTATCTCGAATACAGATAACGGAATCCGAGTTCGTGACTACGAGATGCGACGGCGCTACGAGGAGATGATGGGGACGTTGTACACCCGCGACAAAGTTTCACAGGAGGATGCGTACGTGATCCCCCACTTCGCCGGGATGGAGTTCGCCTACACGGAGATCGATGCCGCCTACGTCTGGACGCACGGCGGATTCCAGATCGCCAGAGCCCACGACGACTACCCCGTATTTATCGAGGTTCACGAGCGCGACATCGATCGGTGGATCGAGTTCTTCGAGCGGTTCGGGGTCGACACGACCGTGGATGAACGTCCGGACGCGGCCGATGTTGATGGAAGCGTCCACTACGTCTTGTTCCCGCAGACAGATGACATTGAGATCGAGTGGGTCGACGGCAACCCCGTGATTCCGTTGGACGACGCGGTCAGTCAGATGATGGAGACCCGTCCGGCGTACGAGCCGGCGTTGGAGATGATCGCCGACGAGCACGACGTGGACATCAACGCGAGTCACCACGACCAGATGACTACTGACTGAACGGGTCACCAATGAGTCTCCAAGAGCGTCAAGTCGAGCTCGTCGACACACACCGCGCCGTACAGGACGAAGACCTACCGTATGTACTCGTCGGAGGATGGGCAATCTCGGCGTTTCAGACTCGATTCACTACTGATGTCGATATGGTGATCCCTGAAACAGAACTCGACGCGTACGACGCCTTCCTCGGCGAAATGGGGTACAGCAAAGCGTTCGATAACGACGTGGCAAACGTGTACGAGGGACGAATCGTCCGGTACGAAAAAACGGTTGGCGACAACGCGGTCGAATTTGACGCACTCGTCGACGCACTTCGCTGTCGCCAGACCGATGCGGAATGGTCGTACCGCTATCTCCACGAACACAGCATTGTCGAGTCTCTCGAGGTAGCAGAGGGGCTGACTGCTCGGATTCCCGAGCCGGCACTGTTGTTCGCGCTCAAGCTCCACAGCGCTCGGCTCGCGGATGCGCGAGATCTGGTGATCGTCGGTTCCGAGGCAGATCTCGACAGCATCGAACAACACATCCATCGCGGGAATCCGAACCAGTTGATCGAGCAAATCGAACGCGTACTGGCGGAACTCGAAAGCGACGAGTTCGCGGACTCGTTCAAGGGCGTATTCCAGCAGACGGAACTCCCGGAGGACAATATCGACGAACTGATCGAGTTCTTGCGAACCCAACTCGACAGACTCTGAGCGGGAATGATGGCAGGATCGGCGTCGGCGACAATCCATCCGACGTGCATTTCAGGTTCGACCGCGTTTCACTGTATATGAACGCTATTTCGCCTGTGGCTCCCACGCCGAACGCGAGGAGGAACACATGACCGGACGAGATATGTACTACAACAAGGCCAAACAGGAGGGGTATCGCGCCCGGTCGGCCTACAAGCTCAAGCAACTCGACGAGACTGCGGGGCTGCTCGGCGAGGGCAACACCGTGATCGACCTCGGTGCCGCGCCCGGCGGGTGGCTCCAGGTCGCCGCCGAGCGAGTCGGCCCCGACGGGAGCGTCGTCGGCGTCGACCGCCAGCGGATCGACGAGCTGGACGATCCGGGCGCGGCCGTCGAATACGTCCGCGGGGACATGACCGAAGACGCGACGAACGCCGAAATTCGGGAGCGACTCGGCGCCGACGACGGGACCGGTGGCCCGGCCGATCTGGTCATGTCGGACATGGCCCCGAACGTCACCGGGGAGTACGAACTCGATCACGCCCGGTCGGTCCATCTGGCGCGTCAGGCGTTCGAGGTCGCGCTCGATCTGCTCGATTCCGGCGGGGACTTCGTCGCGAAGGTCTTCGACGGACAGGATCTGGACGACTTCGAAGCCGACGTCGAGCGGGAGTTCGAGTACGCTCGCCGGGTCCGTCCGGACGCCACCCGTGACGAGTCCTCGGAGGTCTATCTCGTCGGCAAAGGACGGCTCACCGCGCCGGTTCGGGAAGGCGACACGCGAGAGGTCGAGATCGTCGACACCGGCCGCGACGGGGACGGCATCGCCAAGGTAGACGGGTTCACGGTCTTCGTCGCCGGCGTCGAGGAGGGCGAGACCGCGACCATCCGGATCGACGACGTGAAACCGCGCTACGCCTTCGCCCAGCCGGTCGAGTAGCTGTCCGCTCCGTGGTCGTTCGCTGTGCCCGAAGCAAAATATCGGTAGTTTCTTCGTGGTAATTCGGGAACGGACTAGATATGCGTTCACGGGGACTCGTGACCCCACTCGGTTTCCTGGCCGTCGTCGGTGCCGTCCCTGTCCTGACGGGCGCGTCGGCGGGCAGCACGGGGGTAACTCCGCTTGCAACCTCGAGTGCGAGCGACCTGACGATCGGCTATCTCGCCGGGCTGGCACTCGCAGACGCGGTCAATCCGTGTGCGCTGGCGGTCCTGCTCGTGTTGTTGACGACGATACTCACGCGCCACCCCGAACAGCGAGACCAGACGCTCTGGGCCGGGCTCGCGTTCGCGGCGGCAGTATTCGCCAGCTACGCCGTGCTGGGCGCGCTGTTGATTGCCGGGCTGAAGTCGACGACCGATGTCGTCAGTGCTCTCCAGTTCGAGCGACTACGGCAGGTGTTCGGACTCTTCGCGATCGTGATGGGGCTGTTGAACTTCAAGGACTGGATCAGCCACGGCGCGGGCGGGTTCGTCCTCGAGGTGCCTCGCTCGTGGC comes from the Halapricum desulfuricans genome and includes:
- a CDS encoding aspartate kinase, encoding MRVVTKFGGTSLGNGDRINRAADSIAKAVEQGHEVAVVASAMGNTTDELIEEIEFETDEADRAQIVSMGERTSVRMLKAALAARDIEAMFLEPGSDQWPIITDEHGEVDVEETTRRAHALAGQLGDVVPVITGFLAEDHQGNVTTLGRGGSDTSAVMLGKYMDADEVVIVTDVEGVMTGDPRVVEGARNVSEITVDELRNLSFRGAEVVAPSALSYKDADLSVRVVHYQHDDLLAGGTTIEGQFESLIDLEETQLACVTIAGRAIRNSPGILGDLASCLGDKEINIEANSSGMDSITFYVAAADADEAEALLHDEVVEDETLSSVTVEDDIAVVRVTGGEFSNENGGVKRVVDPLADAHIELYDVITSATSVSVFVPWDDREQALQLVQKEF
- a CDS encoding helix-turn-helix domain-containing protein, encoding MTTTEFINPTAAKIVLAAQRGDSINRISNKIGTSYSWVYDWIDRLDAKEIISNTDNGIRVRDYEMRRRYEEMMGTLYTRDKVSQEDAYVIPHFAGMEFAYTEIDAAYVWTHGGFQIARAHDDYPVFIEVHERDIDRWIEFFERFGVDTTVDERPDAADVDGSVHYVLFPQTDDIEIEWVDGNPVIPLDDAVSQMMETRPAYEPALEMIADEHDVDINASHHDQMTTD
- a CDS encoding 23S rRNA (uridine(2552)-2'-O)-methyltransferase, with the translated sequence MTGRDMYYNKAKQEGYRARSAYKLKQLDETAGLLGEGNTVIDLGAAPGGWLQVAAERVGPDGSVVGVDRQRIDELDDPGAAVEYVRGDMTEDATNAEIRERLGADDGTGGPADLVMSDMAPNVTGEYELDHARSVHLARQAFEVALDLLDSGGDFVAKVFDGQDLDDFEADVEREFEYARRVRPDATRDESSEVYLVGKGRLTAPVREGDTREVEIVDTGRDGDGIAKVDGFTVFVAGVEEGETATIRIDDVKPRYAFAQPVE
- a CDS encoding GAP family protein; the protein is MRSRGLVTPLGFLAVVGAVPVLTGASAGSTGVTPLATSSASDLTIGYLAGLALADAVNPCALAVLLVLLTTILTRHPEQRDQTLWAGLAFAAAVFASYAVLGALLIAGLKSTTDVVSALQFERLRQVFGLFAIVMGLLNFKDWISHGAGGFVLEVPRSWRPSMQRYLTDPLWRFRSVVIGSFLAGVSVTLFLLPCTAGPYLVAGGLLAPYPWSTSLPLLAAYNLVFVLPMVAITLVVYGGFATVDEIGDWREENVERLHFVAGVILFALGVALVAGIV